A window of Streptomyces sp. NBC_01224 genomic DNA:
TGGCCGCGGCCAGCACGGTCGGCGCCGAACCGGCGACGCCCGGCACGCTGTGATGCTCGGACACCCAGAACCGGTGATAGCCCAGCGCCTCGGCCTCCTGGGCGAGGCGCACGGTGTCGCGCAGCGCCGCGGGGCCGTCGTACCCCTCACGGGTACGGGAACGGTCGAGCACGGAAAACCGGGTGGATGCGATCACGGAGCTCACACCCTTGTTCAACGTCCGGACCGCGCCAGGATTCCCCCGGCCTGCCACGGAGTCGACGTGCGCAGCCCCTGAGCAGTGGCGCTCAGGGGCTGCGCGACGGCTGTGCGTCCACGGCGTCGGGGTGGAGCGGCCGTGTCACTCGGCCGCACCCGGCGGCGACTACTCCATGGGGTAGATGTCCCCGCTCGCCATGCCGCTGATCTGATCGCTCTCCGCTTCGATCCTGCGGGCCTTGTCCTTCAGGCGTTGGCGTTCCTTGGGGTCGGTGGTGCGCTCGGCTGCGTCCTTGAGATCCTTCGCCTTGGCGCGCATCTGCCTCACGCGACCGCGATATTCTTCTGATTCGCTCATGATCACTCCTTGGATCTGCGGGGCGGAGCGGGCCCACCACGGATCAGGCTTTGCCGGGGGCAGCGCACTCCAGGCAGTTACCCACTGTTACGCCCAACGCGGCAGAGGGTCATCCGCCGGCCCGGCGTCCCGGGCGGCGACACCGCTCGGACGCGGTTTCCCACCTCCAGAGTAGGCAGGATGCGGCTGACGTGGGCCTCCACCGTGCTCTCGCTCCTCCATAGCCGCCCACCCGGGCCCGGCCGACCCGTCAGCCTCCGGACCGGCGCCAGGGACACCGGGATGCGCCGGTGCCTGCCCAATGGGCATCTGCGCTCAGGAGGCCGAGTCCGATCCCCAGCATCCAGGAGTCCTTGGCCAGCGGGATGCCGTTCTGGGTGGGCCGCAGGCTGCCGGGCTCCCGCATCCCGGGGACCCGCAGATACAGGCCCAACAGGCCGCTGGAGAATCCTGTCAGCACCAGTCCGGCCAGTCGGGTCGGCACGAAGGGGCAGAGCAGGGTTCCGCCGACGGTCATCTCCGACAGAGCGAGCAGCCGGGTGAATCGCCTGGCCTCAATCTTCTTGAGGAACGGGTAGGCAGTACAGGCCATGCCGTGCACGCCCTGGGCCATCTCTTCGTCTGCTTTCAGCTTGCCCAGGCCCGAGTTCAGGATGAAAGCACCGGTGGCAAGGCGAGGGGGCACATCGCGTAGTTCGAGTGTGGTCATCATGGGAGCCTCCGTCGATCTGGCACTCGGCCCCTCGTCGAGCTTAGCCAGAAGGTGCCGGGGGCGCTCCACATGGAGTCCCGACCGCGCTCTGTGCGTTACGGCGTCCGTGGGATCAGGCGGGAGGTGGGATCGGGCCGGGTACGGTCCCGATTCAACTGTGCGATCGGGCTCACAGCCGCTGCCGACGCGTTACCCGTCACCGTGACCTGCTGCCCCTGGCTCGTCGTCTGCGAGGAGGTACTCAAGCAGCTTCCGGACGACGGATCGGTGACGATGGGAAGGATGCCCGAATAGTCGACGCCGGCCTCGGCGCCGACCGGCTTGCCGTACGTCACGGTAACGCGCCGGCCGCACCCGGCCGCGAGGTGGGGCTCGTTGAATCCTCTCAACTGATCCGCCTGGTAGGCGGCTTGCTGTGGAGGTGGCCGAGTCCGTGGTAGCGGCCCCAGCCTCGGGTGCGGAGCCCGGCCACGGTGCACAGCCGGTCCATGTACGTACGCGGGAAGGAAATCCGTGCGCAAGGGCTTGAGCGGGCGCGCGCTCGGCGCCGACGTGATCGAGACGGTCACACTCCCATCCGACGTCCCGGCCGCATCGCGCTCCGCGGCCGGGGCTGCCCTGCCATTCCTCCCGGTACGGGCAATGTCGGCTTCTGTTGATCACGAAGCAACCTCGGACAGGCCACTGCCGTCTTGATCCACAGCAAGGCGGTTCGCCGCAAGCGACAAGCCACGTCCGACCCCCCACGAGTGCCCGGGTCCGATCACCAGACAGCTATGCACTTCATGTATACATACAATGCATAGTTGCCCTGCTGCCGACCCGGCCGCGCGCGATAGGCTCCCATGCACAGCAAGGCACTGGCGCCCGAGTACCAAGGCGCCCTCACCAAGATGTCGGTGAACTCCTCACTCACGGATGTACTGGCAGAAGGAGTACGTCACTTGAGGGAGGCCGAGCACAGCGGATCGCAACAGGAAGTTGCGCGATGCGGGCTCGCGGTGGCCGAGGCACATCGCAGGCTCGGCAATGTGAAGGAAGCCGATCAGGCGTGGAAGGCGAGTTACCGGGCTGCCCGCTCGGCCGGTGACCTGGGGGCGATGGCCTGGGCGCTGTGGAGCGGTGGGACGCTCGCCCGGCAGCGCGGGGAACTCAGGCTCGCTTTCAGGCTGTTGGGGCTCGCGGCCGACATGGGGAAACGCGGTGGGGACATCGTCGCCCGCGGCTACTCCCTCGCCGGCCTTGCGGAGACCGGGCGAATACAGGGCGACTACCAGACCGTCGCGGTCCTGCACGAACAGCTGCTCGCGGAGGCGCGCGCCCGTGGCGAGGCGCGCCACACCGTGTGGGCGCTGGAGGGCATCGCACAGATCCACCGCAACACCGGATCGCTCGACAGTGCCCTGGCCATGTTCGAGGAAGCGGCACAGTTGGCCGGGAATGCGGACGACCGGCGTGGCCGCGCGTGGGCCCTGCGCGGCATGGCCGACATCATTTCCCTGCGGGACGACGATCCGGAGCGTGCCCTTGCCCTGCTCACGGAGGCCGAACTCACCTGCCGTGAGATGAACTTGTCCAGTGCTCTCGCGTACAACCACAAGATGCGCGCCAACGTGTTCTTCCGCGCCCGCCGTTACGAGGAGGCGCGTCAGGTCTACGAGGAAGCGCTCGCCGAGTTCCGCGCCATGGCCGAACCCCGCGGTGAAGCCCTGGCCCGGCTCGGTCTCGTCAAGTCGCTCGCCCGGCTCGGCCGCGACCGGAACGAGACCGCCGCCGATCTGGACGAGTTGCGCCGCACCCTGAGCCGGATCGGCCTGCTCAACGCCCGGGAGATGGTGGACAAGGCGTACGCCGAACTCGGTGTGACACCGGTCGGTGGAGAGACGGATGAGGAAAGCGGACGACGATGACACCACCGCCCGTAACCCACCGGGCCACGGCACCGCAGATTCTCGCCCGCTGCCGCGACCTCGTACGCCCGGCGCTGGCACAGGCCGTGCAGCGTCTGCACCCGTGGCACGCGGAGATGGCCGCCTTCTCCCTCGGGTGGGACACGGCGGACGGCAGCCCGGTCACGGGCTCACAGGGCAAAGGGGTACGCCAGGCCCTCACGCTGCTGAGCGCCGAGGCCGCCGGCGCCCCTGCGGACGACGCTGTCGTCGGCGCGGTCGCCGTCGAGCTGGTCCATGTCTTCTCCCTCCTGCACGACGACATCATGGACGGCGACGAGACGCGCAGACAGCGCGCCACCGTCTGGAAGGTGTACGGGACCGGCCCCGCGATCCTCGCCGGGGACGCGCTCTTCGCCCTGGCTGTACAGACTCTGGCCGACGCTCCGGGCGTGCACAGTGCGGCAGCGGTTCGGCATCTCGCCGGAACACTGGCCGACCTGGTGCGCGGTCAGGCCGAGGACCTGCTCTTCGAGTCCCGGCCCTGGACCGGACCCGAAGCGGTGCAGCCGCACGAGTACCGGTGGATGGCCGAGCACAAGACCGGCGCGCTGCTCGGCTGTGCGGCAGGCCTGGGCGGGGTGCTGGCCGGAGCCCCTGTCACGACCGTCGACGCCCTCACCGGGGCCGGTCGGCACCTCGGGGTGGCATTCCAGGCCGTGGACGATCTTCTGGGGATCTGGGGAGATCCGCAGGTCACGGGCAAACCCGTCCACAGTGATCTGCGCCGGCTGAAGAAGACGTACCCCGTCCTCGCGGCCCTGGCCACGGACCACCCCGCTGCCCGGCGCCTCGCCACGCTTCTCGGCACCGGCGACCCGCTCGACCGCACCACCGCCCGGCGGGCGGCCGACCTCGTCGAGGAAGCCGGTGGGCGCTCCGCGACACTGGCCGAAGCCCGCCAGCAGCTGGAGAGCGCCCGCCGCGGCCTGGACGGCGTTCCGCTGGCCCCGGCCGCGCTCGGTGAAATCCTCGCGCTTCTCCCGTTCTTCATCGACCGCACCATGTGATGAACCGACGCGGGCCCCGGCCGGGGCACCACTCCCCCGGCCCTCCCCGTCAGTGCCGGGGCCGGAACCCCGTCACCCGGGTCCGGCCACCGGCACATCCTGAATGCGGCGGCAAGCTGTCGCGTCCCCCGCGCGCACCGGGAGTGCTCTACTCCTCGATGGCCCCACCGGTCCGCCGGAGATGCTGCCGGAAGGTGTACGACGGATCGGCTGTGCGCTGTGCCAGATAGTCGTCGAAGGACGTCTGCTTGCGCAGTGTCTCGCCCGCCCTGATTCTGCGGGCCTGTTCACGCTCGTAGTGGGTCGTCCAGCCGTGGCGCATGTCCCAGGTGCCACCGTCGGCGGAGGCTCCCCGTAGACCGTGGACGGTGTCGGCGCCGGCGAGCTCGACGAGCCGCGGGGTGCCGAGCGAGGCGAATCCGAAGGTGCGGGCCGGATGCCACTCAGTGGACTGACGAAGGCGCCGGGCGAGCTGAGCCACTCCGAGCGGCGCGCCTGCCAGCACCCACGCGTCCGGGGCCTGGGCGGTCAGCCGCCGGGCGGGACGCAGCCACGAGGCGGCGTCCTCGGGCCAGTCGACGACAGCAAGCACATCCCTGTGCAGGGCCTGCCATGCGCGAATGAATGCCTGGGCGGCGGTACGGCACTCGGCGTCGCGCCCGTGCCCGACGGCAACGGACCGGATACGCGAGCGGGGCGCGGTCAGCAGGCCGATCAATGCGGCCAGCTCCGCTTCCGTGTGGGCATTCGGTGCCGGACTGTCGGCGACAATGTTTCGGAGCTTGGGTGACCTGCTCCGCGCGGCATCTCGGATCAGGCTCATGAGGTGTCCCCAGGGCTCTGCTCCTGCCTCGGCGGATTCCAATGCCCTTTCCAATTCTCTTTCCGGTTCTCTTTCCAGCGGGCGTACGCCTCCGGCAGGCACACCGCACACGGTCGGTATCCGGCCTCGACGGCAGTGGTCTCGTCGGCGAAGAACACGCGCTGGGACACGTAGTGGCCGCGGGCTATCGCCCTCAGCGCGGAGGGACAGTCCAGCCGCCCGTACAACCGGCCCCGCCGGTGTCCGCCGAGTGTGCCCGGCGTGGTGCTGCGGTAGGGCTCGCCGTCGG
This region includes:
- a CDS encoding DUF6381 family protein, with amino-acid sequence MSESEEYRGRVRQMRAKAKDLKDAAERTTDPKERQRLKDKARRIEAESDQISGMASGDIYPME
- a CDS encoding Ada metal-binding domain-containing protein — translated: MNDRTDARQEAGQRIRTLLGPDGEPYRSTTPGTLGGHRRGRLYGRLDCPSALRAIARGHYVSQRVFFADETTAVEAGYRPCAVCLPEAYARWKENRKENWKGHWNPPRQEQSPGDTS
- a CDS encoding polyprenyl synthetase family protein, translating into MTPPPVTHRATAPQILARCRDLVRPALAQAVQRLHPWHAEMAAFSLGWDTADGSPVTGSQGKGVRQALTLLSAEAAGAPADDAVVGAVAVELVHVFSLLHDDIMDGDETRRQRATVWKVYGTGPAILAGDALFALAVQTLADAPGVHSAAAVRHLAGTLADLVRGQAEDLLFESRPWTGPEAVQPHEYRWMAEHKTGALLGCAAGLGGVLAGAPVTTVDALTGAGRHLGVAFQAVDDLLGIWGDPQVTGKPVHSDLRRLKKTYPVLAALATDHPAARRLATLLGTGDPLDRTTARRAADLVEEAGGRSATLAEARQQLESARRGLDGVPLAPAALGEILALLPFFIDRTM
- a CDS encoding tetratricopeptide repeat protein translates to MHSKALAPEYQGALTKMSVNSSLTDVLAEGVRHLREAEHSGSQQEVARCGLAVAEAHRRLGNVKEADQAWKASYRAARSAGDLGAMAWALWSGGTLARQRGELRLAFRLLGLAADMGKRGGDIVARGYSLAGLAETGRIQGDYQTVAVLHEQLLAEARARGEARHTVWALEGIAQIHRNTGSLDSALAMFEEAAQLAGNADDRRGRAWALRGMADIISLRDDDPERALALLTEAELTCREMNLSSALAYNHKMRANVFFRARRYEEARQVYEEALAEFRAMAEPRGEALARLGLVKSLARLGRDRNETAADLDELRRTLSRIGLLNAREMVDKAYAELGVTPVGGETDEESGRR